A window of Hugenholtzia roseola DSM 9546 genomic DNA:
AGCCAAACCGAGCGCGGACAGGAAAAAAGTGGCAAGCCCAAAAAAATTAGTCAGATAGCCTATCGCGCCGAACAACGCCTTGTTACGCCCGACCACGAGCTAAATCGCGTCTTAGGCGGCGGTATCGTTGCTGGCTCTTTGGTGCTTTTAGGGGGCGAGCCGGGCATTGGCAAATCTACGCTCATGCTACAAATTGCGCTCACCCTGCCGCAGGTTTCAGTGCTATACGTTTCGGGCGAAGAAAGCGAGCAGCAAATCAAGATGCGTGCCGAGCGTCTGGAAAATATTTCCGACAACTGTTTTATCCTGACCGAAACCAATACGCAAAATATTTTCCGCCAAATAGAAGAAACCAAACCCGACATCTTAGTCATCGATTCTATCCAAACGCTACACACGCAATATGTGGAATCGGCGGCAGGCAGCGTTTCGCAGGTGCGCGAGTGCAGTGCCGAGCTATTGCGCTTTGCCAAAGAAACGCAGACCCCTGTTTTTCTTATCGGACATATCACCAAAGAGGGCAGTTTGGCGGGTCCTAAGGTGTTGGAACACATGGTCGATACCGTTATCCAATTCGAGGGCGATAGGCATTTGAGCTATCGCATCTTGCGCACCATCAAAAACCGTTTCGGCTCTACCTCCGAGTTGGGCATCTATGAAATGCAAGCCTCTGGATTGCGCCAAGTGTCGAATCCTTCTGAAATTCTGATTTCACAACGCGAAGAAGCCCTTAGCGGCATCACTATTGGGGCAACCTTAGAAGGCAATCGCCCCCTGCTTATCGAGGTGCAGTCTTTGGTAAGTGCGGCAGCCTATGGCACGCCGCAGCGCAGTAGCACAGGTTTTGATGGCAAACGGCTCAATATGCTTTTGGCAGTGTTGGAAAAACGCAGCG
This region includes:
- the radA gene encoding DNA repair protein RadA — its product is MAKKVKTAYFCQHCGHESPKWMGKCPACEEWNTFVEELVDKQESAAKKLWKSQTERGQEKSGKPKKISQIAYRAEQRLVTPDHELNRVLGGGIVAGSLVLLGGEPGIGKSTLMLQIALTLPQVSVLYVSGEESEQQIKMRAERLENISDNCFILTETNTQNIFRQIEETKPDILVIDSIQTLHTQYVESAAGSVSQVRECSAELLRFAKETQTPVFLIGHITKEGSLAGPKVLEHMVDTVIQFEGDRHLSYRILRTIKNRFGSTSELGIYEMQASGLRQVSNPSEILISQREEALSGITIGATLEGNRPLLIEVQSLVSAAAYGTPQRSSTGFDGKRLNMLLAVLEKRSGFRLATQDVFLNIAGGMKIEDPAIDLAVCMSLISSMEDLPISDKTCFAAEVGLGGEIRAVNRVEQRVSEAEKLGFQHIYISKYAAKGIDFKHYKIKIHTAARLDEVIDLVFR